The genomic window AAAATTCTATAAATTTATTACTATTAAAGCTTCATTCATATATCATAAATCTCATTTCTCACTTTGGGCTTACTACTGATATTCAGTTCACTCCAAATCTTGCTCATGTTGATGTTACCACAGGTGTCTCTCCTTTCTTTCCTCGTGTTTTTCACTTATGATTTGATGATTTAAATCAGGCTTCATCTCAATAATATATTTCTCTTCACTCTCTTTTTGCTTCTTCTTTTATTTGTGGCAGTGTTTCTTTTTCTCGTTTTTCTACTGCTTCTGGATTTTGCTGATATGCTTTAAATATTGGTTGTTGATTAGTAAATCACATTTCTATTGCTATTTCTCTTACCTTCCATTCTTTTAGATTTTTTCAGAATACTTTTTTTATTACTTCCTGCATTAATTTTAAAGTTCGCAATCAAAAGTCTAATGGATAATTTTTTAATTTTTTTGAAACTTTATAAGCATTTCTTGGCTCCTGAAGTAAAATTTTTTCAAAATTTTTTTTTTCTTTGTTTGTTAGATTATTATCCTTTTGTTTTGGTCTTCATCATTTTTTAGAACTAGCTTTTAATCCTTTCTTACCTTTTTTTTCATAAATTCTACACCAATTTATTAAAGCAGTATAACTTATATCTAAAATTTTAGAAACTTCAGTCTTTTTTAATCAACCTTTTTTTGACCATTTTTACGGCAGTTAATCTGATTTCTTCTTTCTGTTCCTTTGTTTTTTGTAAATTTTCCTTTTTCATTATGTCTTCTTCCCAAAGAACAGAATCTATTTTGTGAATAAAATTATAAGAAAAAACTGGTTTTTTTATAGGCGGCCTTAAGTTCGGAGATTTGAAAGAATTTCTCATTCATTTAAAATAATAAACTTCAGTATCTCAAGCACAGACAATATAAATATTTTTTCTTTGATTCCTTTTTGCTCTTTTACGAGACTTTACCATATTCAAAAATTAACTTTTAAATATTTCATCAATAAAAGGAATAGCACCAAATCTACCTTTCAAATAGTTTGTTTCTATATCTGTATCTTTTCTTATTCACTGATTGGTTTTAAATTCTAACAATGAGTACAAATCACTAACACCATATTTATCTTTTTCTGTAAACCATATCTGATCTTTTCTAAATAAGTCTTTTAGACTAAGAAGATAACTATTGTGTGTATTAAATACTAATTGAAAAGTAGTATCTGTTTTTTGATGCAAACTTCTAATCATATTTTCTACAAGCATTGGATGCAAACTATCTTCAAGTTCATCAACAAATAGTATTTTATTATGTTTCATTACATTATATAAACTACCAGCCCATTGATAAATTCTTTTTGTACCTTCTGATTCTTCTGATCTTTTAAAATTTGCTTCTCAAACAACATTTCAGTTTTTATCATACAAATCACGAACAATTTTATCATTCAACTCAGTTTGAAACACCTTTTTTGGAGCTT from Candidatus Absconditicoccus praedator includes these protein-coding regions:
- a CDS encoding IS630 family transposase — its product is MQEVIKKVFGKNLKEWKVREIAIEMGFTNQQPIFKAYQQNPEAVEKREKETLPQIKEEAKREGREIYYGDEAGFKSSNHKGKTRGKKGETPVVTSTGARFGVNGISVVSPKGEMRFMIYEGSFNSNKFIEFLKRFHEDRKKKTLILDGHPIHKTKKVNEYLNSINNEIKIYFIPGYSPELNPDEQVWNQVHSDLKGQVVRGNKHLMEKIRKSLYRLQKQKYKVMTFFNHPDIRRNLS